A part of Gracilimonas sp. genomic DNA contains:
- a CDS encoding RNA polymerase sigma factor → MEDAQLVQDFRGGNHQAFNKLVTRWQDRIHHFAYRFFASSDDAAEITQKTFIKAYHKLDTLDDVNKFGSWLYTIANNLCLDELKRAGRKRATSYEALKVAPQTETATPADGTVLRNEGLVLLHKALLQLPVDQRVVVIMKEYEGLTFREIAEILDEPENTVKSRLYYGLSALKKTFDSWNINKEVFDYE, encoded by the coding sequence ATGGAAGACGCGCAACTGGTACAGGATTTTCGTGGTGGAAATCACCAGGCTTTTAACAAGCTGGTAACGCGATGGCAGGATCGCATCCACCACTTTGCGTACCGTTTTTTTGCGAGCTCCGATGATGCCGCCGAGATCACTCAAAAAACTTTCATCAAAGCCTACCACAAGCTGGATACGCTGGATGATGTAAATAAATTTGGGTCGTGGCTATACACCATCGCCAATAATCTTTGTCTCGATGAATTGAAACGTGCGGGCCGCAAGCGAGCTACTTCTTATGAAGCTCTCAAGGTAGCCCCCCAAACCGAAACCGCTACTCCTGCCGATGGCACGGTTCTCCGAAACGAAGGATTGGTATTGCTTCACAAAGCACTCCTCCAATTACCGGTGGACCAGCGAGTAGTGGTAATTATGAAAGAATATGAAGGTCTGACCTTCAGAGAAATAGCAGAAATTTTAGACGAACCAGAAAACACAGTAAAGTCAAGATTGTATTACGGGTTGAGCGCGCTGAAGAAGACGTTCGACTCCTGGAATATCAACAAAGAGGTGTTTGATTATGAATAA
- a CDS encoding OmpA family protein — MMSSAKSSFLFTSIIFVFLLSACGGPPQNNPLLMEAKQSYDKAEQDSLIVMKAPVALKEAEEALEQSQQLWEEGADKNLIEHYAYIANQKTKIARETAELNAAQDEVERAEAERKEVLIQARKAEAIAAEQRAENAMQQLQKERQEAEKARKEASELADRLSEMEARQSERGMVLTLSDVLFDFDSSNLKAGANKVVNELAAFLNNYPERTVQIEGFTDSIGSAEYNKNLSQRRADALKQALIKAGISSQRIETVGYGEEFPVATNMNEAGRQQNRRVEVIISNENGVVTQRTE, encoded by the coding sequence ATGATGAGTTCTGCAAAAAGTAGTTTCCTTTTCACAAGTATAATCTTTGTATTCCTGCTATCTGCCTGTGGCGGCCCTCCCCAGAACAACCCGCTGCTTATGGAAGCAAAACAATCTTATGATAAAGCTGAACAAGATTCGCTGATTGTAATGAAAGCACCGGTTGCCTTGAAAGAAGCGGAAGAAGCCCTGGAACAAAGTCAGCAGCTTTGGGAAGAAGGTGCCGATAAAAACCTAATTGAGCATTATGCATACATTGCCAATCAGAAAACAAAAATTGCCCGGGAAACCGCTGAGTTAAACGCAGCGCAAGATGAGGTTGAGCGCGCGGAAGCCGAACGTAAAGAAGTGTTGATACAAGCCCGAAAAGCAGAAGCTATTGCAGCAGAGCAACGCGCTGAAAATGCGATGCAACAACTTCAGAAAGAACGACAGGAGGCGGAAAAAGCTCGTAAAGAAGCATCGGAGCTGGCCGACCGACTGTCTGAAATGGAAGCCCGCCAAAGTGAACGGGGCATGGTATTAACCCTTAGCGACGTGCTTTTTGATTTCGACAGCTCTAACCTTAAAGCCGGAGCTAATAAAGTGGTAAATGAACTGGCTGCTTTTTTGAATAACTATCCTGAAAGAACGGTTCAGATAGAAGGATTTACAGATAGCATCGGTTCCGCAGAATACAATAAGAACTTATCCCAGCGAAGAGCCGATGCCTTGAAACAAGCACTTATTAAGGCGGGGATATCTTCACAACGAATTGAGACCGTTGGTTACGGGGAAGAATTTCCGGTAGCCACCAATATGAATGAGGCTGGCCGGCAACAAAATCGCCGGGTGGAAGTTATTATATCTAACGAGAATGGAGTCGTTACGCAACGTACGGAATGA
- a CDS encoding DUF4398 domain-containing protein, with translation MRKLAIVVPLVIVLSACASTKPPADKLTQVEASIQQAEQVGAENYAPLEIREARKKLTEARELVAKEKYEKAKRTADRAMVDAELAQMKSLSEKAQKAVRELRESIRVLQEEIQNNIDKSESQS, from the coding sequence ATGAGAAAGTTAGCGATTGTTGTTCCGCTCGTTATTGTATTGAGTGCTTGTGCCAGCACCAAACCCCCTGCCGATAAACTCACTCAGGTAGAAGCCTCTATTCAACAAGCTGAGCAGGTTGGAGCTGAAAATTATGCTCCGCTTGAAATACGGGAGGCCCGAAAGAAACTTACCGAAGCCCGCGAGTTGGTGGCTAAAGAAAAATATGAAAAGGCAAAGCGTACCGCCGACCGCGCCATGGTAGATGCTGAACTGGCACAAATGAAATCATTATCGGAAAAAGCCCAGAAAGCGGTGCGAGAGCTCCGGGAAAGTATTCGGGTGCTTCAGGAAGAAATTCAGAATAATATTGATAAATCGGAGAGTCAATCATGA
- the ffh gene encoding signal recognition particle protein, with product MFEDLSSKLDKAFQSLKGEARITDVNIAETVREIRRALLDADVNYEVARQFTEDIKEQVLGSDVLTSVNPGQQFTKIVHDKLVETFGGEKADIAQADTPPTVILIAGLQGSGKTTFVGKLARHLKQEHKRNPLLAAADVYRPAAVDQLKTLASQIDVPVYSIEQKDAVRVAKEAVSMAKSLALDTVIIDTAGRLHVDEEMMNEVAEIKKAVNPHEILFVVDSMTGQDAVNTAKEFNERIDYDGVVLTKLDGDTRGGAALSIKTVVNKPIKFVSTGEKLDALSPFYPDRMAQRILGMGDVVSFVEKAQKEFDEKEAEKLQQKIRSDKFDLNDFLEQIQKIKKMGDFGDLVSMIPGASKALNDTEIDDDAFKPIEAIILSMTPEERQEPELLNGSRRRRIAKGSGTTVREINQLMKQFDQMKKMMKTMSKMGKAGRALQGLKNLPIGR from the coding sequence ATGTTTGAAGATTTATCCTCAAAATTAGATAAAGCATTTCAATCCCTTAAGGGAGAAGCTCGCATCACGGATGTGAATATAGCGGAGACTGTCCGTGAAATTCGCCGTGCATTGCTGGATGCTGACGTTAATTATGAGGTTGCCCGTCAATTCACAGAAGATATTAAAGAGCAGGTGCTCGGTTCTGATGTACTCACCAGTGTTAATCCCGGCCAGCAGTTCACAAAAATTGTGCACGACAAGCTGGTTGAAACATTTGGTGGCGAAAAGGCCGATATCGCACAGGCTGACACTCCCCCTACAGTAATTCTTATAGCCGGACTTCAGGGTTCGGGTAAAACGACCTTTGTTGGTAAGTTAGCCCGACACTTAAAACAGGAGCATAAAAGGAATCCTCTTCTTGCTGCCGCCGATGTTTATCGCCCTGCCGCTGTTGACCAGCTTAAGACACTCGCTTCGCAAATTGATGTTCCGGTGTATTCCATCGAGCAGAAAGATGCAGTTCGGGTTGCCAAAGAAGCCGTTTCGATGGCTAAAAGTTTGGCGCTCGATACGGTTATCATTGATACCGCGGGTCGTTTACATGTAGATGAGGAAATGATGAATGAGGTTGCGGAAATTAAGAAGGCCGTAAATCCTCACGAGATTCTGTTTGTAGTCGATTCCATGACCGGACAGGATGCTGTAAACACAGCCAAAGAATTTAACGAACGCATTGATTACGACGGCGTGGTATTAACCAAGCTGGATGGTGACACCCGCGGTGGTGCTGCCCTTTCCATTAAAACCGTTGTAAACAAGCCCATCAAATTTGTGAGTACCGGCGAGAAGCTGGATGCTCTCTCTCCATTCTATCCCGACCGTATGGCTCAGCGTATTCTGGGCATGGGAGATGTGGTGTCGTTTGTTGAAAAAGCTCAAAAAGAATTTGACGAGAAGGAAGCAGAAAAACTTCAACAGAAAATTCGGTCGGATAAATTCGACCTGAACGACTTCCTTGAACAAATTCAGAAGATCAAGAAGATGGGAGACTTCGGTGATCTTGTTTCTATGATACCCGGCGCCAGCAAAGCATTGAACGATACTGAAATCGACGATGATGCCTTCAAACCAATTGAAGCTATAATCTTATCAATGACGCCGGAGGAACGCCAGGAGCCCGAGTTGCTAAACGGAAGTCGAAGACGACGCATAGCAAAAGGATCTGGCACCACTGTTCGTGAGATCAATCAACTCATGAAGCAGTTCGATCAAATGAAAAAAATGATGAAGACCATGTCAAAAATGGGTAAAGCCGGACGTGCTCTTCAAGGATTGAAGAATCTGCCTATCGGCCGATAA
- the rpsP gene encoding 30S ribosomal protein S16, with translation MLRIRLQRKGRKKRPIWHIVVAERHEARDGRIVERVGRYDNVTEKKEVVLNEDRILYWLDTGAQPTDTVRKILRREGILYKRHLINWGKSEEEVEKALAEWKEYRDSKKDDATSRKADYKEVLAAEEREYKEQLQKKAKQAAAEVEAEKAAEEQEDEAPKNEAEEIEAALEEAESDDSAEETTEAAQEETTEAEAEEETADEAEEETEAKEEAPEEEEKAETQEESSDDAEEESEEAAEETKDEEPAEEEKEEAKESSSDQVSTDMNAKEAIDHINNTDLDDLKGFVPENEDRVTVQRAWESKQEG, from the coding sequence TTGTTAAGAATCAGATTACAACGAAAAGGACGTAAGAAACGCCCGATTTGGCATATCGTAGTAGCCGAAAGACACGAAGCCCGCGATGGACGAATCGTTGAGCGTGTTGGTCGTTACGACAACGTAACCGAGAAAAAGGAAGTGGTATTAAATGAAGACCGTATCCTTTATTGGTTAGATACCGGCGCTCAGCCTACCGACACTGTACGTAAAATCCTTCGTCGCGAAGGTATTTTGTATAAGCGTCACCTTATAAACTGGGGCAAAAGCGAAGAAGAAGTAGAAAAAGCACTGGCAGAATGGAAAGAGTACAGAGACTCTAAGAAAGACGATGCCACCAGCCGTAAAGCGGATTATAAAGAAGTGCTTGCTGCTGAAGAAAGAGAATATAAAGAGCAGCTTCAGAAAAAAGCGAAGCAGGCTGCTGCTGAAGTAGAAGCTGAAAAAGCGGCTGAAGAACAAGAAGACGAAGCTCCTAAAAATGAAGCCGAAGAAATTGAAGCGGCATTAGAAGAAGCTGAATCGGATGACTCTGCTGAAGAAACCACAGAGGCTGCCCAGGAAGAAACTACGGAAGCAGAAGCTGAGGAAGAAACAGCTGATGAGGCCGAAGAAGAAACCGAAGCTAAAGAAGAAGCTCCGGAAGAAGAAGAAAAAGCTGAAACTCAGGAAGAATCTTCTGACGACGCTGAAGAAGAATCGGAAGAAGCTGCTGAAGAAACCAAAGATGAAGAGCCGGCTGAAGAAGAGAAAGAAGAAGCCAAAGAGTCATCTTCTGATCAGGTTTCCACTGATATGAATGCAAAAGAGGCGATTGATCATATTAACAATACTGATCTAGACGACCTTAAAGGATTTGTCCCGGAAAACGAAGACCGCGTGACGGTTCAGCGTGCCTGGGAAAGCAAACAAGAAGGATAA
- the rimM gene encoding ribosome maturation factor RimM (Essential for efficient processing of 16S rRNA) gives MNQDANTPGFVQVGHIERSHGLEGEVKVFFDVDDPQKAENLKLVYLRNERGDFYPARIMDLRVEGKRNKISFFVQFDHIADRTGAEALKSKGIFLETDDAEPFVSAEEEPDDSLVDHEVYDGDESIGLVVDVMNNPAHPILVVATTSGSRLIPYIDHFVKDRRDGNIYCQNLDELEGI, from the coding sequence ATGAATCAGGACGCCAATACACCGGGCTTTGTTCAGGTGGGGCATATTGAACGCTCCCATGGACTTGAGGGCGAGGTCAAAGTTTTCTTTGATGTCGATGACCCTCAAAAAGCCGAAAACCTTAAGCTGGTGTATTTGCGGAATGAACGAGGCGATTTTTACCCTGCCCGAATCATGGATTTACGGGTTGAAGGGAAAAGAAACAAAATTTCGTTCTTTGTACAATTTGACCATATCGCTGATCGCACCGGCGCTGAAGCATTGAAAAGCAAAGGCATCTTCCTGGAAACAGATGATGCGGAGCCTTTTGTCAGTGCTGAAGAAGAACCTGATGATTCACTCGTAGATCATGAAGTTTATGATGGAGATGAATCGATTGGGTTAGTGGTTGATGTGATGAACAATCCGGCTCACCCTATTTTAGTAGTTGCAACTACATCGGGAAGCCGGCTCATTCCATACATCGATCATTTTGTAAAAGACCGGCGCGACGGTAACATCTATTGCCAAAACCTGGATGAACTGGAGGGAATCTGA
- the trmD gene encoding tRNA (guanosine(37)-N1)-methyltransferase TrmD, which yields MRIDIISAVPALLEGPLNHSIVKRAIDKDLVKIHVHDLRDYTEDKHKKIDDYPYGGEPGMVLTPQPIFSCIEKLQSERDYDELIFTAPDGDVFEQPDANALSLKENIIILCGHYKGVDQRVRDELITKEFSIGDYVLSGGELPAMVITDAIVRLLPGVLGDAGSALNDSFQDGLLEGPVYTRPAEFKGMKVPEVLLSGDHKKVAEWKQEQSEKRTKERRKDLYEKFKKEH from the coding sequence ATGAGAATTGATATTATATCAGCTGTTCCTGCTTTGTTGGAAGGACCCCTGAATCACAGTATTGTGAAGCGGGCCATCGACAAAGACTTGGTTAAAATTCATGTGCATGATTTACGGGACTATACCGAAGACAAGCACAAGAAAATAGATGATTACCCTTATGGTGGCGAACCCGGAATGGTGCTTACACCGCAGCCAATATTCAGCTGCATTGAGAAACTCCAGTCTGAGCGTGATTATGATGAACTCATTTTCACAGCACCCGATGGCGATGTTTTTGAACAGCCTGATGCGAATGCATTATCGCTCAAAGAAAACATCATTATTCTGTGCGGCCACTATAAAGGCGTAGATCAGCGGGTAAGAGATGAATTGATTACCAAAGAATTTTCGATTGGTGATTATGTGCTTTCGGGAGGAGAACTGCCGGCGATGGTAATTACAGATGCCATCGTTCGCTTGCTCCCCGGTGTGTTGGGAGATGCCGGAAGCGCATTGAATGATTCATTTCAGGATGGACTGCTGGAAGGTCCGGTTTATACACGTCCGGCAGAATTCAAAGGAATGAAAGTTCCTGAGGTGTTGCTATCCGGCGACCACAAAAAAGTAGCTGAGTGGAAGCAGGAACAATCCGAAAAGCGGACCAAAGAACGAAGAAAAGATTTGTACGAAAAATTTAAGAAAGAACATTAA
- the rplS gene encoding 50S ribosomal protein L19, translated as MDKLKLVEQSLINEDIPHFTAGDTVNVHYRVREGEKERIQQYEGVVLSERGSGPNKTFTVRKISSNVGVERVFPLNSPFIAKIEVKKKGKVRRSKLFYLRDLRGKAARIQEKGAKKQ; from the coding sequence ATGGATAAGTTAAAACTTGTAGAGCAAAGCCTGATAAATGAGGACATTCCTCACTTTACAGCTGGAGATACTGTAAATGTACACTACCGCGTACGAGAAGGTGAAAAAGAACGTATTCAGCAGTACGAAGGTGTTGTACTTTCTGAAAGGGGAAGTGGGCCGAACAAAACGTTTACAGTTCGTAAAATCAGCAGTAACGTTGGTGTAGAGCGTGTTTTTCCGCTAAACTCTCCTTTTATTGCTAAAATTGAAGTGAAGAAAAAAGGAAAAGTAAGACGCTCCAAGCTGTTCTATCTTCGTGATCTGCGAGGGAAAGCAGCTCGTATTCAGGAAAAAGGCGCGAAGAAGCAATAA
- a CDS encoding adenylate kinase — MNIILFGPPGAGKGTQAKLLQDEFSIPHLSTGDIFRAAIKNKTPLGVKVKSILDSGELVPDQTVVDLVADELSKEKYQDGYILDGFPRTVVQAEAFDSFLDENDDKLDAFILLSVPEKELIKRILSRGEGRSDDTEEKVKTRLQVYREETQPVMRHYEKQGKVQQIDGIGSIDEIFGRIKNALS, encoded by the coding sequence ATGAATATTATTCTGTTTGGCCCTCCGGGGGCGGGAAAAGGAACTCAGGCAAAACTGTTACAAGACGAGTTCAGCATTCCGCATCTTTCTACCGGAGATATTTTTCGGGCTGCCATCAAAAACAAAACGCCTCTTGGTGTTAAAGTAAAATCCATTCTGGATTCCGGAGAGCTGGTTCCTGACCAAACGGTTGTGGATCTGGTAGCTGATGAACTTAGTAAAGAAAAGTATCAGGATGGATATATTTTGGATGGTTTTCCAAGAACGGTTGTTCAGGCCGAGGCTTTTGATTCTTTTCTGGATGAGAATGATGATAAGCTGGATGCTTTTATTCTGTTATCTGTTCCCGAAAAAGAGCTGATAAAAAGAATTCTTTCACGCGGTGAAGGGCGCTCGGATGACACCGAAGAAAAAGTGAAAACCCGTCTTCAGGTGTATCGTGAGGAAACCCAGCCTGTAATGAGGCACTACGAAAAACAAGGCAAAGTCCAGCAGATAGACGGTATAGGATCCATCGATGAAATCTTCGGGCGCATTAAAAACGCTCTTTCCTAA
- a CDS encoding DUF1499 domain-containing protein, translating into MVASSKKGTGLLKWGTGLAVLGGLSVILSGYGYQWGWWHFSTGFSIIPWGTGTAILGSIIGTIGFFRIQGRSRDQTVSGLVAMVIGLGVLLNFGYWYLEVQKGYPPIHDITTDTVNPPEFNAIVPLREDAPNPHEYIFENGPAEAQKEFYPELETLNVSMDYDRAYDHALATARKMPWQIVGENRQEGRIEAYDKLPWFGFIDDVVIRVDTTEMGSKIDMRSKSRIGRGDLGVNAKRIRSYFNTYNK; encoded by the coding sequence ATGGTAGCATCAAGCAAAAAAGGTACTGGCTTACTAAAGTGGGGAACCGGGTTGGCGGTATTGGGAGGATTGTCGGTTATATTATCCGGTTATGGATATCAATGGGGTTGGTGGCACTTCAGTACGGGTTTCTCGATTATTCCATGGGGAACTGGTACGGCGATATTGGGAAGTATTATAGGGACTATCGGATTCTTTAGAATACAAGGACGATCCAGAGATCAGACCGTTTCTGGCCTGGTTGCCATGGTGATAGGTTTAGGTGTATTATTAAATTTTGGGTATTGGTACCTCGAGGTTCAAAAAGGATACCCGCCTATTCATGATATAACGACCGATACGGTAAACCCTCCCGAGTTTAATGCCATTGTTCCCCTAAGAGAGGATGCCCCAAATCCACATGAATATATTTTTGAAAATGGGCCGGCTGAAGCACAAAAAGAATTTTATCCCGAACTGGAAACGCTGAATGTTTCTATGGATTATGACAGGGCGTATGATCATGCACTTGCCACAGCTCGTAAAATGCCCTGGCAAATCGTGGGAGAAAACAGACAAGAAGGTCGCATTGAAGCCTATGACAAGCTTCCCTGGTTTGGGTTTATTGACGATGTTGTAATCCGCGTTGATACAACAGAAATGGGCAGTAAAATTGATATGCGCTCAAAGTCCAGAATAGGAAGAGGTGATTTAGGGGTGAACGCAAAACGTATCCGTTCCTATTTCAACACCTATAATAAATAA
- a CDS encoding TraR/DksA C4-type zinc finger protein, with amino-acid sequence MEAQKAPVNNSPFSEKELEHFNDRLEEELDDAKEKISSFEDRLSEIEEKLDDTSSSAAHHQGNIASSEEEREKYYAMIEKQKEKVEEINMAKNRIKTGNYGICNVTGEPIKKERLEIKPYARYSVEAVKSANNVESHKITVSDST; translated from the coding sequence ATGGAAGCGCAGAAAGCACCCGTAAATAACTCACCCTTTTCTGAAAAAGAACTTGAACATTTTAATGATCGGCTAGAAGAAGAACTGGATGATGCTAAAGAAAAGATCAGTTCATTTGAGGACCGGTTAAGCGAAATAGAGGAAAAGCTTGATGATACATCTTCTTCCGCTGCTCACCATCAGGGAAATATAGCTTCCTCGGAAGAAGAAAGAGAGAAGTACTATGCCATGATTGAAAAGCAAAAAGAAAAGGTCGAAGAAATAAACATGGCAAAAAACCGAATAAAGACAGGGAATTATGGCATCTGCAATGTAACTGGTGAGCCCATCAAAAAAGAGCGACTCGAAATCAAGCCTTATGCCCGTTACAGTGTAGAAGCGGTTAAGTCAGCCAATAATGTTGAAAGCCATAAAATTACAGTAAGCGATTCAACTTAA
- a CDS encoding DUF72 domain-containing protein yields the protein MPYHLGCTVWSLQEWKGTFFSDDAKPEQFLSQYASVFNAVEGNTTFYSVPDPDVIKKWGEQTPKGFKFCFKFPRYLTHERKMLEAEKDTLAFVKLFEPIREKVGPFMIQFPDTFGPQDLYKLENVFSILPKTFSYAVEVRHRDFFDHGKHERNLTSLLKSYDVDRVIFDTRKLHSVKAIESSIAEAQKKKPKVPVRFDTTGARPLLRYVGTNDILNNDPYLKEWAIIVAEWIDEGLHPYVFIHAPNKVDQPKLCRHFHKLLSRLIDVPPLPEWPANKQDKQLGLF from the coding sequence ATGCCATATCATCTTGGCTGTACTGTCTGGAGCCTTCAGGAATGGAAAGGGACTTTCTTTTCTGATGATGCTAAACCAGAACAGTTTTTATCTCAATATGCTTCTGTTTTTAATGCGGTAGAAGGAAATACCACTTTCTATAGCGTGCCCGACCCTGATGTGATAAAGAAGTGGGGCGAGCAGACCCCGAAAGGATTTAAGTTTTGCTTTAAATTCCCACGCTATTTGACTCATGAACGTAAAATGCTGGAAGCTGAGAAGGATACCCTTGCGTTTGTAAAGCTATTCGAACCAATTCGTGAGAAAGTCGGCCCCTTCATGATACAGTTTCCAGATACTTTTGGTCCGCAGGATTTATATAAGTTAGAAAATGTCTTTTCTATTCTTCCAAAGACCTTTAGTTATGCCGTGGAAGTACGGCATCGCGACTTTTTTGACCACGGCAAACACGAACGAAACCTGACTTCGCTACTAAAAAGCTATGATGTGGATCGGGTTATTTTTGACACCCGTAAACTCCATTCGGTTAAAGCTATCGAATCTTCTATTGCAGAGGCGCAAAAGAAGAAACCCAAAGTACCCGTTCGATTCGATACCACCGGTGCCCGACCTCTATTAAGATACGTGGGTACCAATGATATCCTTAACAACGACCCCTACCTAAAAGAGTGGGCTATCATAGTGGCTGAATGGATTGATGAAGGGCTTCACCCCTACGTTTTTATCCACGCTCCAAACAAAGTTGATCAACCCAAACTTTGCCGACATTTTCACAAACTGCTTTCGAGGCTTATTGATGTCCCGCCACTTCCTGAATGGCCCGCTAACAAGCAGGATAAGCAATTAGGTTTATTCTAA
- a CDS encoding sodium:solute symporter family protein — MPFETLDYAVVAGYILLMIAVAWAAKVRGQESLDDFFAGGKNLPWWLVGVSMVATTFAADTPLAITGIVAKQGIAGNWFWWNWMISGIVTVFIYAKLWKRADVLTDVEFIELRYGGKPASFLRGFRALYFAFPFNCIIMGWVTVGMAKILTVVTGADQWIAILVLYGLIAIYIAISGLWGVIVTDFVQFILAMIGTIALAYFAVDHVGGLSELKSQLGDVANYDVLSFNPFTNPEIALTTALIWLGMNWWAAWYPGAEPGGGGYIAQRMFSAKDEKNAVGGTLLFNILMYAVRPWPWILVGLVALVVFPGLEDPETGYPLMMLEVLPVGWMGLLMVAFLSAFVSTISTQLNWGTSYVVNDFYKRFIKTEEEFENKAKAQSHYVFISRIATLLMAALGVGVSYFFDSVSGGWEFILSLSAGIGGVLLLRWFWWRINAWSEITAMIAAFIGAVFCNQMGYDFSGSMIFTTLFSTVAWLSATFVTKPESEQTLKKFYAKVTPMGSWSGYRNGKHSTDRLLPQLINIVMSLLAIFFFLYGLGQIFFFNVGTGIGFLLGGCIFVYAVVKKI, encoded by the coding sequence ATGCCATTTGAGACTTTAGATTATGCTGTTGTTGCCGGATATATTTTATTAATGATTGCCGTTGCCTGGGCCGCGAAAGTACGTGGTCAGGAATCGCTGGACGATTTCTTCGCCGGTGGAAAAAACCTGCCCTGGTGGTTGGTTGGGGTTTCGATGGTGGCCACTACTTTTGCAGCAGATACTCCCCTTGCCATTACTGGAATTGTTGCAAAACAGGGAATAGCGGGAAATTGGTTTTGGTGGAACTGGATGATTTCAGGTATAGTGACTGTATTCATCTATGCCAAACTCTGGAAGCGAGCAGATGTGTTAACCGATGTTGAATTCATCGAGCTTCGCTATGGCGGAAAGCCCGCAAGTTTTCTCCGAGGGTTTAGGGCTCTGTACTTTGCCTTTCCATTCAACTGTATCATTATGGGATGGGTAACGGTGGGGATGGCCAAAATCCTTACTGTAGTTACTGGCGCTGACCAATGGATTGCCATCCTGGTTTTATATGGACTGATTGCCATTTATATTGCCATCTCCGGTTTGTGGGGAGTTATTGTAACCGACTTCGTACAATTCATTCTTGCAATGATCGGCACAATTGCGTTAGCCTATTTTGCGGTCGATCATGTTGGCGGGCTTTCGGAGTTAAAGTCACAGCTTGGAGATGTTGCTAATTATGATGTGCTCAGCTTCAATCCATTTACCAATCCAGAAATTGCTTTAACCACAGCGCTTATTTGGTTGGGGATGAACTGGTGGGCTGCCTGGTATCCCGGAGCGGAGCCTGGAGGAGGAGGTTATATTGCCCAGCGGATGTTCTCTGCCAAAGATGAAAAAAATGCGGTAGGCGGAACCCTGCTTTTCAATATTCTGATGTACGCTGTTCGCCCATGGCCCTGGATTTTAGTGGGGCTTGTGGCTCTTGTAGTATTCCCCGGACTTGAAGACCCTGAAACCGGCTATCCATTGATGATGCTTGAAGTTCTTCCCGTGGGGTGGATGGGGTTGCTCATGGTTGCTTTTCTTTCCGCGTTTGTATCAACAATATCAACTCAGCTTAATTGGGGTACTTCCTATGTGGTAAACGATTTCTATAAGCGGTTCATTAAAACAGAAGAGGAATTTGAAAACAAAGCGAAAGCACAGTCACATTATGTATTTATTTCCCGAATAGCCACCTTACTTATGGCCGCGTTAGGTGTGGGAGTTTCCTATTTCTTTGATTCTGTGTCTGGTGGCTGGGAGTTTATTCTCTCATTAAGTGCCGGAATTGGCGGGGTATTATTGCTTCGATGGTTCTGGTGGAGAATAAACGCATGGAGCGAAATAACGGCAATGATCGCCGCTTTTATTGGAGCTGTTTTCTGCAATCAAATGGGGTATGATTTTTCGGGAAGCATGATCTTCACCACTTTATTTTCTACGGTGGCATGGCTGAGTGCTACTTTTGTGACCAAGCCAGAGTCTGAACAAACGCTTAAAAAGTTTTATGCCAAGGTAACACCAATGGGAAGCTGGTCGGGATACCGGAATGGCAAACACTCAACCGATCGCTTGCTTCCACAGCTTATTAACATTGTAATGTCATTATTGGCCATCTTCTTTTTCCTTTATGGCTTGGGACAGATTTTCTTCTTCAATGTTGGAACAGGGATTGGTTTCCTGCTGGGAGGCTGTATTTTTGTTTACGCTGTGGTGAAGAAGATTTAG
- a CDS encoding PadR family transcriptional regulator, with protein MDILSRMEELILLSVWKLQDEAYGLEIRLHLSEILDHDLSVGAVYVPLKRLKKRGFLDSWDSEPTEERGGRSKRFYKLSKKGLNALQQVRTVQENAWSDLPDLGLGWVPSKN; from the coding sequence ATGGATATTCTTTCTCGCATGGAAGAGCTGATACTTCTTTCCGTATGGAAGCTGCAGGATGAGGCTTATGGTCTGGAAATCAGGCTACATCTTTCTGAAATACTGGATCATGATTTATCAGTGGGTGCGGTATATGTTCCGCTAAAGCGCTTAAAAAAAAGAGGATTTTTAGATTCATGGGATAGTGAGCCCACGGAGGAACGAGGGGGTCGATCCAAGCGCTTTTACAAGCTCTCAAAAAAAGGATTAAATGCGCTTCAACAAGTCAGAACAGTTCAGGAAAATGCCTGGTCTGACTTACCAGATTTGGGTTTAGGCTGGGTCCCTTCAAAAAACTGA